One stretch of Lentimicrobium sp. L6 DNA includes these proteins:
- a CDS encoding DUF1254 domain-containing protein, translated as MKFKKTILNFTIFLFIFSILFSSCEKKMTPGEAKEIAKEAYVYGFPMVVNYKTMYNYTLNEKSPEYKAAFNEKSCEARVFTPEDKAIVTPNSDTPYCMFWLDIRSEPIVLSVPEMEDDRYYSFQLIDLYTHNFAYLGTLSTGNKAGKYIVAKEGWKGEKPNGITDILYSETDLFFVVVRTQLIDANDLPNVKAIQEKYQIQELSSFLGEEPVKAAKIDNSLAWNDGDEFTVASLNYMNFMLNLTKPVASEVELRNKFAKLGLGTEKGFDINSFDEETQKAIKEGMQTGLKKMTDFATEVTTTDPMASTKIFGTRDFLTKSAKGNYNLDNFYVLRAIAAQHGLYGNSAQEAIYPTYLMEAAGVPYDAAKFNYTLTFKKDELPPVNAFWSFSIYDGITQLFIHNELDRYLLNSNMLEDFVYNEDGSLTFYMQKDAPEDALKANWLPAPNGPFYCTMRLYGPKEEAVNGEWINPPLLKLVK; from the coding sequence ATGAAATTTAAAAAGACTATTCTCAATTTTACCATCTTCCTATTCATTTTTAGCATACTATTTAGCTCATGTGAAAAGAAGATGACACCAGGTGAAGCAAAAGAAATCGCCAAGGAAGCCTATGTTTATGGTTTTCCAATGGTAGTTAACTACAAAACAATGTACAATTACACATTGAATGAAAAGTCACCTGAGTATAAAGCTGCATTCAACGAAAAAAGTTGTGAGGCACGCGTTTTTACTCCCGAAGACAAGGCTATTGTCACTCCAAACTCTGATACTCCATATTGTATGTTTTGGCTTGATATAAGAAGTGAGCCCATCGTATTATCGGTTCCTGAAATGGAAGATGACCGCTATTATAGTTTTCAATTAATTGATTTATACACCCATAATTTTGCCTATTTAGGCACCTTGTCAACGGGTAATAAAGCAGGAAAATACATAGTTGCCAAAGAGGGCTGGAAAGGCGAGAAGCCCAATGGAATTACAGATATACTTTATAGTGAAACAGATTTGTTTTTTGTAGTGGTACGTACACAATTAATAGATGCTAACGATCTTCCAAATGTAAAAGCCATTCAAGAAAAATACCAAATTCAAGAATTAAGTAGCTTTTTGGGTGAAGAGCCTGTGAAAGCAGCAAAAATAGACAATAGCTTAGCATGGAATGATGGCGATGAATTTACTGTTGCATCTCTCAACTATATGAATTTTATGCTAAATCTAACAAAACCAGTTGCATCTGAAGTTGAGTTGAGAAATAAATTTGCAAAACTTGGACTTGGTACCGAAAAAGGTTTTGATATCAATAGTTTTGATGAAGAAACTCAAAAAGCCATTAAAGAAGGGATGCAAACAGGCCTTAAAAAAATGACTGATTTTGCTACTGAAGTAACAACAACAGATCCTATGGCAAGCACTAAAATTTTTGGAACACGCGATTTCCTCACAAAAAGTGCCAAGGGAAATTACAACTTAGATAACTTTTATGTACTGCGTGCTATCGCTGCCCAACATGGTCTTTATGGGAATTCTGCTCAAGAAGCAATTTACCCTACCTATTTAATGGAAGCGGCAGGTGTTCCCTATGACGCGGCTAAATTTAATTATACCCTTACTTTCAAAAAAGATGAATTACCACCAGTAAACGCTTTTTGGTCATTTAGTATATACGATGGTATCACCCAATTATTTATTCATAATGAATTAGATAGGTATTTGTTGAACTCAAACATGTTGGAAGACTTTGTTTATAATGAGGATGGTTCGTTGACATTTTACATGCAAAAAGATGCTCCAGAGGATGCACTGAAAGCGAATTGGCTACCTGCTCCTAATGGACCTTTCTACTGTACCATGAGGCTGTATGGACCCAAAGAAGAAGCTGTAAACGGAGAGTGGATAAATCCTCCATTGCTAAAATTAGTTAAATAG
- a CDS encoding DUF1254 domain-containing protein translates to MLVSLFFILNLSAQTDEAVIVNVDNFARAETAFQFDRVLTLVEGGEVNKFIHLRQPTPLDQQNVIRMNRDTYYSAAIVDISKGATLTIPETEGRYVSAMIINEDHYNNKVYHKPGTYKLTMKEFGTSFVSVNLRILVDNLDPEDV, encoded by the coding sequence TTGCTAGTTAGCCTGTTCTTTATTCTTAACCTATCAGCGCAGACAGATGAAGCTGTTATTGTAAACGTAGACAATTTTGCGCGTGCCGAAACAGCTTTTCAATTCGATCGCGTGCTCACATTGGTTGAGGGTGGCGAAGTCAATAAATTCATTCACCTACGTCAGCCCACCCCCTTAGATCAACAAAATGTTATTCGAATGAATAGAGATACCTACTACAGTGCTGCCATTGTAGATATTAGTAAGGGAGCTACTCTTACGATTCCAGAAACAGAGGGTAGATATGTGTCTGCTATGATCATCAATGAAGACCATTATAATAATAAGGTATATCATAAACCAGGCACCTATAAACTGACCATGAAAGAGTTCGGCACTTCTTTTGTGAGTGTTAACTTACGCATCTTAGTTGATAATTTAGACCCAGAGGATGTATAA
- a CDS encoding DUF1214 domain-containing protein, whose amino-acid sequence MPETSRMFGKEEDLDKVRHLLGTAFGWGGLPEYEAFYLTIEPNLPVEAYEITVKDVPVDAFWSISVYNRDGYFQENEYDSYSINNITGTPNEDGSFTVHFGGDPKSSNYLHITEGWNYTVRLYQPRKEIIEGEWVFPDVKPVEK is encoded by the coding sequence ATGCCAGAAACCAGTAGGATGTTCGGAAAAGAAGAAGATCTTGATAAAGTGCGCCATTTGCTTGGTACAGCATTTGGCTGGGGTGGTTTACCCGAGTATGAGGCATTCTATCTAACCATCGAACCGAATCTTCCCGTTGAAGCCTATGAAATTACCGTAAAGGATGTTCCCGTAGACGCATTTTGGTCTATAAGTGTATACAACAGGGATGGTTATTTTCAGGAAAATGAATACGATTCCTATAGCATCAATAATATTACGGGTACTCCTAATGAGGATGGTTCTTTTACCGTCCATTTTGGCGGTGATCCCAAAAGTTCAAATTATTTGCACATTACTGAGGGTTGGAATTATACGGTACGCTTGTATCAACCTCGTAAGGAAATTATTGAAGGAGAATGGGTTTTTCCAGATGTAAAACCAGTAGAAAAATAA